The following are from one region of the Capsicum annuum cultivar UCD-10X-F1 chromosome 1, UCD10Xv1.1, whole genome shotgun sequence genome:
- the LOC107879625 gene encoding 60S ribosomal protein L7a-1, which translates to MAPKKGVAVAAKKKNEKAKVVNPLYEKKPRQFGIGGALPPKKDLSRFVKWPRNVVLQRKKRILKMRLKVPPALNQFTKTLDKNLATTLFKMLLKYRPEDKAAKKERLVKRAQAEAEGKTPETKKPIIVKYGLKHITYLIEQNKAQLVVIAHDVDPIELVVWLPALCRKMEIPYCIVKGKARLGSIVHKKTASALCLTTVKNEDKMEFSRVLEAIKANFNDKYEENRKKWGGGIMGSKSQARTKAKERVLAKEAAQRLN; encoded by the exons atg GCTCCGAAGAAGGGTGTAGCAGTAGCagcaaagaagaaaaatgagaaggCGAAAGTGGTGAATCCACTTTATGAGAAGAAGCCAAGGCAGTTCGGTATCGGTGGTGCGCTTCCACCGAAGAAGGATTTGTCGAGGTTCGTCAAATGGCCTAGGAATGTTGTGCTTCAAAGGAAGAAGAGGATTCTCAAGATGCGTTTGAAGGTTCCCCCAGCTCTTAACCAGTTCACCAAGACACTTGATAAGAACCTTG CTACAACCCTTTTCAAGATGCTTCTGAAGTACAGGCCTGAGGACAAAGCTGCAAAGAAGGAGCGTCTTGTCAAAAGGGCTCAAGCTGAAGCTGAAGGAAAGACTCCTGAAACAAAGAAACCCATTATCGTGAAATATGGGCTTAAGCACATCACGTACCTTATTGAGCAG AATAAAGCTCAGTTAGTAGTGATTGCTCATGATGTGGACCCAATTGAGTTGGTTGTCTGGCTTCCGGCCCTATGCAGAAAGATGGAAATTCCTTACTGCATTGTGAAAGGGAAAGCCCGTTTAGGATCA ATCGTGCATAAGAAAACTGCTTCAGCCCTGTGTTTGACAACTGTGAAGAATGAAGACAAGATGGAGTTCAGCAGAGTTTTGGAGGCTATTAAG GCTAACTTCAATGACAAGTATGAGGAGAACAGGAAGAAGTGGGGTGGTGGTATCATGGGCTCCAAGTCACAGGCCAGGACTAAGGCCAAAGAGAGGGTTCTTGCCAAGGAAGCTGCCCAGAGATTGAACTAA